From Paenibacillus graminis:
GGCTACGATTTCTTTCGGGTTGTAGAATTTAAATGCGTAAGGGTTGGTGGAACGGCTTCCCTCATAAGAGATCTTGCCCACTGATTCAAAATAAGCCATTGTGAAATCCTCCTCGGTATTTTGCTTCGCCCGCAAGCGTTTACAGGATCATCTTAACACATCTTTTCGACTTTGTATATTGGTTAAACAAAGTTTTTTGCAACTTTATTTTTTAGCTGGTGTGGCCGCTCGCCAGTCCCTTCAATTACGCGATTCTCTCTTCAGACTGCCTGCTAATCATGAACATAAAGTACCCCTGGGCGCCGCTCGCTATGCGTCTGCTGCAACAAGACTTGCAGTCCGGCAGCTGGTAGACTCTCAATCGTTCTTCGCCCTGTCTGTGCCGATCTGTGCCGATGCTGGAACTTTTAGAATAAAAATGCTAGCGCTTGCTGTTGCATTTTGCCGCACATCACACTAGACTAAGTGGCATACTGTACATGAGAACGTTCCCAAGAAGGAAGTGTAGTACGTGAAGGTTACCGGTGATCAGGCGCTGGTCAAAAAAATCAACAAATCGATTATTCTACATACGATTCGCATGCACTCTCCGGTATCCCGGGCCCGGGTATCCGAAATGACGGGGCTGAACAAGGCCACCGTCTCCAATCTTGTCGCCGAGCTATGCGGACAGGAGCTGGTCACCGAAGCCGGACCGGGAGAATCGAGCGGCGGCCGCAAGCCGCTGATGCTGCATTTCAACAGCATGGCGGGCAGTGTAATCGGCATCGAGCTGCAAGTGAAGCAGTTGAAGGCCGTGCTGTGCGATTTGGGGGGCAGCACTCTTCAGGAATTGGACTGCCCGCTGGAAGTCCATGATCTGCCATATGTCCTGGAGAAAATGAAGGGCATCATTTCAGAACTGATTGCGTCCGCCCCCTCCTCGCCTTACGGCATTGTGGGGATTGGGGTAGGTGTGCCGGGAATGGTCGATGAACATGGCATGGTGCTGTTCGCGCCCAATCTGGGCTGGGAAATGGTCGATCTGCGGGCCATTCTGGAGCAGTCATTCGCAGTCCCGGTCACCATTGACAATGAGGCTAACGCGGGAGCACAAGGAGAGCTGAATTTCGGCGCAGCGCGCGATGTGCGCCATCTGCTCTATATCAGTGCAGGTTCAGGGATTGGTTCTGGTATCATCATTGGCGGAGAACTGTATAAAGGCGCGCGCGGTTATGCCGGGGAGACCGGCCATATGACCATAGAGGCTGAAGGGAAACCCTGCAGCTGCGGCAGCCGGGGATGCTGGGAGCTGTACGCCTCGGAGAGAACCTATGACAATCCGGGGCTGGC
This genomic window contains:
- a CDS encoding ROK family transcriptional regulator, which produces MKVTGDQALVKKINKSIILHTIRMHSPVSRARVSEMTGLNKATVSNLVAELCGQELVTEAGPGESSGGRKPLMLHFNSMAGSVIGIELQVKQLKAVLCDLGGSTLQELDCPLEVHDLPYVLEKMKGIISELIASAPSSPYGIVGIGVGVPGMVDEHGMVLFAPNLGWEMVDLRAILEQSFAVPVTIDNEANAGAQGELNFGAARDVRHLLYISAGSGIGSGIIIGGELYKGARGYAGETGHMTIEAEGKPCSCGSRGCWELYASERTYDNPGLALPARSTTELVRYAREGQEDTLRHFTTIGEYLGIGVTNLINSFNPELIVIGGALSEAEPWLGEPLRRVVAERTLPYHKQQLEITFSRLGSRGTMIGAGFSAVMHFLGNIRVTL